From one Triticum aestivum cultivar Chinese Spring chromosome 4B, IWGSC CS RefSeq v2.1, whole genome shotgun sequence genomic stretch:
- the LOC123093270 gene encoding TATA-binding protein-associated factor 2N isoform X2 gives MDRYQRVEKPRPEAAAISENEIRITTQGLIRNYVTYATSLLQEKRVKEIVLKAMGQAISKTVAITEIIKKRIPGLHQDTTISSVSITDVWEPIEEGLVPLEMTRHVSMISISLSPKELDTSSPGYQAPLHAEPLKPRYQQVQRYQQQHQPRQNQDSYVRGRGRGRGRGWGGRGGYGGGYGGYDNNQGGYGGYSNQGGYGHNQGGYGNHGGYGHNQGGYGNQGGYGNQGGYGQNQGGYGGGYGYDQGGYGGYDNGGWNYNQNRGRGGGGRGRGNWGYSGPGYERGGRGAGGPGGPGGRGYVRGRGRMGPGRGRGNQNY, from the exons ATGGATCGGTACCAGCGGGTCGAGAAGCCGCGGCCCGAGGCCGCCGCCATCAGCGAGAACGAGATCCGTATCACCACACAGGGCCTCATCCGCAACTACGTCACCTACGCCACCTCCCTCCTCCAG GAAAAACGGGTGAAAGAAATTGTGTTGAAGGCCATGGGACAAGCTATCAGCAAGACAGTGGCTATTACTGAGATCATAAAG AAAAGGATCCCTGGGTTGCATCAAGATACAACAATCAGTTCAGTCAGTATTACTGATGTATGGGAACCCATTGAGGAAGGCCTTGTACC ATTGGAGATGACTCGTCATGTTTCAATGATCTCAATCTCCTTGTCACCTAAGGAGCTCGACACAAGTTCACCCGG ATATCAAGCTCCATTGCATGCAGAGCCACTTAAACCAAGGTACCAGCAAGTTCAGCGATATCAACAACAGCACCAGCCAAGACAAAATCAAG ATTCATATGTACGTGGAAGAGGCAGAGGGAGAGGAAGGGGCTGGGGTGGTAGGGGAGGATATGGTGGAGGTTATGGTGGGTATGATAATAACCAAGGAGGTTATGGTGGATATAGCAACCAGGGAGGATATGGCCACAACCAAGGTGGGTATGGCAATCATGGAGGTTACGGCCACAACCAAGGTGGGTatggcaaccagggaggttacggCAACCAGGGAGGGTACGGCCAAAACCAAGGTGGATATGGAGGGGGTTATGGTTATGACCAAGGTGGATATGGGGGATATG ATAATGGTGGCTGGAATTACAACCAGAACAGAGGCCGTGGTGGCGGTGGACGAGGAAGAGGCAACTGGGGATACAGTG GTCCAGGATACGAGCGCGGTGGACGAGGTGCAGGCGGCCCAGGTGGCCCAGGCGGCAGGGGATACGTGCGGGGCCGTGGTCGGATGGGTCCTGGCCGCGGGCGGGGCAACCAGAACTATTAG
- the LOC123093270 gene encoding TATA-binding protein-associated factor 2N isoform X1, with protein MDRYQRVEKPRPEAAAISENEIRITTQGLIRNYVTYATSLLQEKRVKEIVLKAMGQAISKTVAITEIIKKRIPGLHQDTTISSVSITDVWEPIEEGLVPLEMTRHVSMISISLSPKELDTSSPGYQAPLHAEPLKPRYQQVQRYQQQHQPRQNQGQTDSYVRGRGRGRGRGWGGRGGYGGGYGGYDNNQGGYGGYSNQGGYGHNQGGYGNHGGYGHNQGGYGNQGGYGNQGGYGQNQGGYGGGYGYDQGGYGGYDNGGWNYNQNRGRGGGGRGRGNWGYSGPGYERGGRGAGGPGGPGGRGYVRGRGRMGPGRGRGNQNY; from the exons ATGGATCGGTACCAGCGGGTCGAGAAGCCGCGGCCCGAGGCCGCCGCCATCAGCGAGAACGAGATCCGTATCACCACACAGGGCCTCATCCGCAACTACGTCACCTACGCCACCTCCCTCCTCCAG GAAAAACGGGTGAAAGAAATTGTGTTGAAGGCCATGGGACAAGCTATCAGCAAGACAGTGGCTATTACTGAGATCATAAAG AAAAGGATCCCTGGGTTGCATCAAGATACAACAATCAGTTCAGTCAGTATTACTGATGTATGGGAACCCATTGAGGAAGGCCTTGTACC ATTGGAGATGACTCGTCATGTTTCAATGATCTCAATCTCCTTGTCACCTAAGGAGCTCGACACAAGTTCACCCGG ATATCAAGCTCCATTGCATGCAGAGCCACTTAAACCAAGGTACCAGCAAGTTCAGCGATATCAACAACAGCACCAGCCAAGACAAAATCAAGGTCAAACAG ATTCATATGTACGTGGAAGAGGCAGAGGGAGAGGAAGGGGCTGGGGTGGTAGGGGAGGATATGGTGGAGGTTATGGTGGGTATGATAATAACCAAGGAGGTTATGGTGGATATAGCAACCAGGGAGGATATGGCCACAACCAAGGTGGGTATGGCAATCATGGAGGTTACGGCCACAACCAAGGTGGGTatggcaaccagggaggttacggCAACCAGGGAGGGTACGGCCAAAACCAAGGTGGATATGGAGGGGGTTATGGTTATGACCAAGGTGGATATGGGGGATATG ATAATGGTGGCTGGAATTACAACCAGAACAGAGGCCGTGGTGGCGGTGGACGAGGAAGAGGCAACTGGGGATACAGTG GTCCAGGATACGAGCGCGGTGGACGAGGTGCAGGCGGCCCAGGTGGCCCAGGCGGCAGGGGATACGTGCGGGGCCGTGGTCGGATGGGTCCTGGCCGCGGGCGGGGCAACCAGAACTATTAG